CCTGCCGCTCGGGAACGGCGACGCTCTCGAGTTCGTCGACGAACCGCGCGGCCCACGCGCCGGCCGTGACGACGAGCCGATCGGCCTCGTACGTGTCGTAGTCGGTCTCGACGCGGACGCCACCGTCGGCGGTCGGCTGCCAGTCGACGACGCGCTCTCGGGCGCGGATCGTCGCGCCCGCACGGTGGGCCCGGTCGACGTGTGCGACGATGCACTGCTCGGGAACGAGGTAGCCGCCGTCGGGCTGGTAAACCGCCTCGTAGTCGTCGGGCAGCCGGTAGCCGGGGTAGCGGTCCGTGAGCTCCGCACTCGAGAGCAGTTCGTACTCGAGGTCGTGTTCCTCACAGGAGCGCCTCGAGCCCTCGACCAGCGGGTGGCCGGCCGGCCCGGCGTCGATCGAGCCGGTCTGGTACAGCAGCTGTTCGTCGTGCTCGGCCTCGAGATCCCGCCACAGGTCGTACGCCCGCCGCAGGAGCGGGACGTAGGCGGGGTGCTCGCAGTAGGCGAGTCGAATAATTCGGGTGATTCCGTGCGAGGAGCCGTAGCCGTGCGGGATATCGTAGCGCTCGAGGCCGAGCACGTCGGCGCCGCGCTCAGCGAGGTGGGCGGTCGCGGCGCTCCCCATTCCGCCGACGCCGATGACGATGGCGTCGTACCGATCACTCATGGGCGAGCGTACGGTGCGGGGTTCGAAAACGCTTTTCAGTCGTCGCGTCGCGCGCGGTCGCGCAACTGCCGTTTCTGTCGTCGCTCGGTAACGTGTTCGATCCCGTCCGCGAGTTCGTCTCTGACCTCGTCTTCGAACTCGTCGACCTCCTCGAGAAACGCCGTCGAGAACTCCTCGACGAGTTCGAACGTCCACTGGTCGCTGACCGCTCCCGCGGGGAGGTGGTCGTCCCGGAGCTGGTTCGCCCACTCCTCGTGACCGGCCTCGCGCAACTCGTCCTCGGCGTTGCCCATCCGATCCATCGCGTGGCCGAGTTCGTGGTGGAACTGGAGCAGGGTTCCGTAGGCCCGGTGGACGTACTCGATGCCGAGCTGGAGTTCGTGCAGGGCGTCCTCTTCGACATCGGTGAGCTCGAGATCGTCATGGTCAGCGGTCATACGTCCTCGTTCCGAGGACGAACGCCTCAAAAGAGGTTTCAGGGCCGGCAACCGGTGCCGGTTCTCGCAGGCGGGCTCGGTTACGAACGGTTATCGGAGGTCCGCCTCGCAAGAGTCGGCAGTCGCGACGGTGCTACACG
This DNA window, taken from Natronococcus sp. CG52, encodes the following:
- the solA gene encoding N-methyl-L-tryptophan oxidase is translated as MSDRYDAIVIGVGGMGSAATAHLAERGADVLGLERYDIPHGYGSSHGITRIIRLAYCEHPAYVPLLRRAYDLWRDLEAEHDEQLLYQTGSIDAGPAGHPLVEGSRRSCEEHDLEYELLSSAELTDRYPGYRLPDDYEAVYQPDGGYLVPEQCIVAHVDRAHRAGATIRARERVVDWQPTADGGVRVETDYDTYEADRLVVTAGAWAARFVDELESVAVPERQVLAWLQPAEPDYFAPDRFPVWNLHVPEGRFYGFPIHGVPGFKFGRYNHREETVDPDAFEREPTQEDERILRSFAEQYFPDGAGPTMRLKTCLFTNTPDDRFVLDTLPEHPQVAVGAGFSGHGFKFASVIGEILADLALDGETDHPTEMFSLDRF